A single genomic interval of Primulina huaijiensis isolate GDHJ02 chromosome 7, ASM1229523v2, whole genome shotgun sequence harbors:
- the LOC140980442 gene encoding protein POOR HOMOLOGOUS SYNAPSIS 1-like isoform X1, whose translation MAESAVTTPSNSTSSVIDQWNIQYARFMNYSSTVVNRTHPSLTPISAAGKNRHQGGTWITTLSAASLKLIFERTAEGLDDVVLTISLRSHVLEEHHISKMYFSWPQVSCVSGFPARGSRAVFVSYKDGIGQIQKFALHFFTIFETEKFMDVLMEIFQNESPRLLEYPGLQSEISSQAEVLPLDGPTCSIRSDGDWQCTASAETSSKLMLPVLESNAVQEQFVPETIKIQEAAETIASFPPSFRQLLSNCTPAVDEAKPIEHEEDLKTQFMRYLEGTSLKEIIATVDNVINELGYDIAL comes from the exons ATGGCGGAATCAGCAGTAACAACTCCCTCCAACTCAACCTCCTCGGTCATAGATCAATGGAATATTCAATACGCGCGCTTCATGAACTACAGCTCCACCGTTGTCAACCGCACTCATCCTTCTCTCACGCCGATTTCCGCCGCCGGGAAAAATCGCCATCAAGGAGGCACTTGGATCACCACCTTGTCCGCTGCCTCACTCAAGCTCATATTCGAACGAACTGCTGAGGGGTTGGATGACGTAGTTCTAACCATTTCTCTTCGATCTCACGTACTT GAAGAACATCACATCTCAAAGATGTATTTTTCATGGCCTCAAGTTTCATGTGTGTCTGGGTTCCCTGCAAGGGGGAGCAGGGCTGTCTTTGTGAGTTATAAAGACGGTATTGGTCAG ATCCAGAAATTCGCACTGCATTTTTTCACCATCTTTGAAACAGAAAAGTTCATGGATGTTCTGATG GAAATTTTTCAAAATGAAAGTCCCCGACTGCTTGAATACCCTGGACTTCAATCTGAAATATCATCCCAGGCCGAGGTATTACCTTTGGATGGACCCACATGCAG TATCAGGTCCGATGGGGATTGGCAGTGCACAGCGTCAGCAGAAACCAGTTCCAAGCTAATGCTTCCAGTCCTTGAATCTAATGCAGTTCAAGAACAATTTGTGCCtgaaacaataaaaattcaagaagCCGCAGAGACAATTGCATCGTTTCCTCCCAGTTTCAGGCAGTTACTGAGTAACTGTACCCCTGCAGTTGATGAGG CAAAGCCTATAGAACACGAGGAAGATCTTAAAACCCAATTTATG CGATACCTGGAGGGAACTTCATTAAAAG AGATTATTGCAACCGTTGACAACGTCATCAACGAATTGGGCTATGATATCGCTCTGTAA
- the LOC140980442 gene encoding protein POOR HOMOLOGOUS SYNAPSIS 1-like isoform X2 codes for MAESAVTTPSNSTSSVIDQWNIQYARFMNYSSTVVNRTHPSLTPISAAGKNRHQGGTWITTLSAASLKLIFERTAEGLDDVVLTISLRSHVLEEHHISKMYFSWPQVSCVSGFPARGSRAVFVSYKDGIGQIQKFALHFFTIFETEKFMDVLMEIFQNESPRLLEYPGLQSEISSQAEVLPLDGPTCRSDGDWQCTASAETSSKLMLPVLESNAVQEQFVPETIKIQEAAETIASFPPSFRQLLSNCTPAVDEAKPIEHEEDLKTQFMRYLEGTSLKEIIATVDNVINELGYDIAL; via the exons ATGGCGGAATCAGCAGTAACAACTCCCTCCAACTCAACCTCCTCGGTCATAGATCAATGGAATATTCAATACGCGCGCTTCATGAACTACAGCTCCACCGTTGTCAACCGCACTCATCCTTCTCTCACGCCGATTTCCGCCGCCGGGAAAAATCGCCATCAAGGAGGCACTTGGATCACCACCTTGTCCGCTGCCTCACTCAAGCTCATATTCGAACGAACTGCTGAGGGGTTGGATGACGTAGTTCTAACCATTTCTCTTCGATCTCACGTACTT GAAGAACATCACATCTCAAAGATGTATTTTTCATGGCCTCAAGTTTCATGTGTGTCTGGGTTCCCTGCAAGGGGGAGCAGGGCTGTCTTTGTGAGTTATAAAGACGGTATTGGTCAG ATCCAGAAATTCGCACTGCATTTTTTCACCATCTTTGAAACAGAAAAGTTCATGGATGTTCTGATG GAAATTTTTCAAAATGAAAGTCCCCGACTGCTTGAATACCCTGGACTTCAATCTGAAATATCATCCCAGGCCGAGGTATTACCTTTGGATGGACCCACATGCAG GTCCGATGGGGATTGGCAGTGCACAGCGTCAGCAGAAACCAGTTCCAAGCTAATGCTTCCAGTCCTTGAATCTAATGCAGTTCAAGAACAATTTGTGCCtgaaacaataaaaattcaagaagCCGCAGAGACAATTGCATCGTTTCCTCCCAGTTTCAGGCAGTTACTGAGTAACTGTACCCCTGCAGTTGATGAGG CAAAGCCTATAGAACACGAGGAAGATCTTAAAACCCAATTTATG CGATACCTGGAGGGAACTTCATTAAAAG AGATTATTGCAACCGTTGACAACGTCATCAACGAATTGGGCTATGATATCGCTCTGTAA